AAACTCATATTCCGATTGATATAACACTAAATGTACCCTTTTCCACGGATTGTCTGTACAGCGCTTGCGATAGGCTATGCGTTTAAATGCCACATACTTTTTTTTCTCATTCTTTGCTGCATACATAACCATGTATACAATAAGTGTCCTAAGCGGCACATCTAATTTTTGTGCATCTTCTTGAAGGATGGCTAAATGCTGCAAAGAAATGCAGGTGGTAGTTTCAAAATCCATTATTTCCTCCCAATGTATATTTTTATTGTGGCAAAGTATACTACCGATAACTATCAGTGCAAGCATTTTATTAGAGAATATAAGGTTTTTTCAACACATTTCAGTATTCGATAATAGCAAAATTACAAACCATATTGGACTTTATAATATTAAACAATACAATAATTAATTATATGCCAATGAATAATATTAACTTGACATATTCAGTAACATGTTGAAAAAAACATTTATGAAAAATATTAAATCATTCCAGCAGTTAAAAGAATCTGAGAAAGAAAATAGGAAAAAGATTATTGTTGATGCTGCAGAGCGAGTATTTGCAACAAAGCCTTTCAATCAAGTAACAATGCGAGATATAGCTAAAGAAGCAGGTATTACAGCAGGTGCCATTTATCGCTATTTTCCGGACCAGCAGTCATTGTTTGTGGAAGCTTTCTTGCGAGGTGCAGAAAAAATAATCAATGACCTTGAACATGTTATTTCTCGCAATAAAAATCCTTTAAAAGATACTATCGCCACATTCTTGAAATTTTTGATGAAGCATGATCAGTATTTCAAGATGATGACCCATTTTATGCTGGATGCACATTTAAACCAGGATCTTGTTGAAAAGCTTAATGAAGCAGAACGCAGATTGCTGGATCAGTTTACAAAGTTGTTTGAACGCAGGCAACATGCCAGGCTCCTTGCTCATAGTTTATTTGCTGCAATGAATGGCGTTGTCATTACATTTCACAATTATCCCGGCAGAAGTCAGAAAGACATACACCAGCATATGAACAGGTTGGGTGATATGCTGTATCAGCTATTTTCTAAGTGATGTTAACTCCGTTGCATGTTCTACTTCATGTAATGCACAATTCTGAAATTCATGCAAAAGGTCATGGCATGCATTTTCCCACATAATACAAAGATGCTCGTTTTCCTGTCCCGGGTAAATAAAATTAATCTGCAAACATTCCTTAAATGATGCAACAATCTCATCAATTGATTTGTTGCTTGCATTATAAAGGATATCGTGAATAAAATCATGTACCGGGTACCATGCTGAAGCGCGTTGAATGTCGCGATACATTTGTGTTAAAAGCACATTGCGTGGACCTTCCCATAATTCATTGATCATCATATCACGGAAAAGTCGTGGCAGGCTTGAAAAATCTTCCATAACGCCATGGCCTCCAAATACTGAAATCGCTTTTCGCAAGATATCAGTAGCATCCCATGAAGCAACTATCTTCTGCAGCATGATAAGGATGCGCACACGGAAACGTTTTTTTTGAATTTCTACATCTTCATCTGTCACAAGGCCACCTTTTAATCCGCCAGGTAATGACTGAAACATCTCGTAGATTTTAAATGCACCGGCCAGTGTCCGTTGTGCATAGTGATTAATTTCATCAAGCTGTCGTTTGAGCAGTGGGAATTGGTTAATGGGGAATCCAAATGCGGTTCTGAACTGTGCATACTGTGTTGCTTCGCGCGCAGCACGTATCATGGCAGCTGCTGCTGATAACCCTACCGTGAGCCGGGAGTGTGTCAGGACTATACCTACAACATTGGCAATACCTCGTTCTATTGGCCCAGCTTTATAGGCGATAGCTCCATTGAATGTAATCTCTGCTGTAGGAAGTTCGGCTGTTCCCAACTTCCATTTAAGTCTGTCGATAGTATATCCATTGCGTTTTCCATTTTTTTTATCAATCCAAGACGGCATGACAAAAAGGCCAACATGCTCAGATTCCCTTGGGCGAGCAGTGATAACAACATAATCTGCGTGTGTTGCAGAACAGAAGAATTTTTTACCGTAAAGAAGCCAGTGGTCACCATTATCTACTGCTTCAATATCATTGGCAGCAACATCTGATCCTCCCTGAATTTCGGAGAGGTACTGGGCACCAATTGCAAACTCACCGTCAATCCCTTCTTTACAATGCTGTAAAATTTTTTCCAGTTCAGTATGGTCATGGTATTTTTCCAGAAGTGCAACCAGTCCTTCGGTACATACTAATGGACAGGCAATACCTGCTTCTCCATTTTCATATATAAGTATTAATTTTACCAGACGTTCCCATGGCAGCGTTTTAGATGAAAATAATCCCTGGCCAAATACTTCCCTTTCCATTTCTTCAAGTTCTTTTGGGCGTACAATGCGGTCTATCCTGTGATTATGCCCATCGTAATGTTGTATGAAAATTCTGTTGTGTGGTTGTGCTATTGTATCAGCTATGTCCCGCCATCGGTAAGAAGCTAATGTCGAAAGCTTACGGGCAGCATGGTCAATTTTTTCAAAATCATCTTTTGCAAAATAATGGGTTACCTTTTGTAAAAATAGATCATCTGCATAATAGTCCACGTTTTGACGCCATTTTAGATATTCATCAAAGGTGTAAGTAGTATTCAGTGCCATAATGCCTCCTATAAAAATTAAATTTGTGACCTTTACATAAGAATGACAAATATCGATTCGTTTTTTTTTCAGTATGGTTGGCCATACGGTAAATAAGTATAATAAAAAAATAAACAATGTTTACAATAGTAAATATAATTTACTATATTATATTTTGTCAATAATTTCATTAATTATTTCTAAATGTTGAAATTTGAATAAAATATAAAATAGTGTACACCGGGGGTGTCCCAAAAGACACCTCTTTGCAATGACTTTTGCCTTCCTGTCATTG
This window of the Spirochaetota bacterium genome carries:
- a CDS encoding TetR/AcrR family transcriptional regulator, encoding MKNIKSFQQLKESEKENRKKIIVDAAERVFATKPFNQVTMRDIAKEAGITAGAIYRYFPDQQSLFVEAFLRGAEKIINDLEHVISRNKNPLKDTIATFLKFLMKHDQYFKMMTHFMLDAHLNQDLVEKLNEAERRLLDQFTKLFERRQHARLLAHSLFAAMNGVVITFHNYPGRSQKDIHQHMNRLGDMLYQLFSK
- a CDS encoding acyl-CoA dehydrogenase family protein; protein product: MALNTTYTFDEYLKWRQNVDYYADDLFLQKVTHYFAKDDFEKIDHAARKLSTLASYRWRDIADTIAQPHNRIFIQHYDGHNHRIDRIVRPKELEEMEREVFGQGLFSSKTLPWERLVKLILIYENGEAGIACPLVCTEGLVALLEKYHDHTELEKILQHCKEGIDGEFAIGAQYLSEIQGGSDVAANDIEAVDNGDHWLLYGKKFFCSATHADYVVITARPRESEHVGLFVMPSWIDKKNGKRNGYTIDRLKWKLGTAELPTAEITFNGAIAYKAGPIERGIANVVGIVLTHSRLTVGLSAAAAMIRAAREATQYAQFRTAFGFPINQFPLLKRQLDEINHYAQRTLAGAFKIYEMFQSLPGGLKGGLVTDEDVEIQKKRFRVRILIMLQKIVASWDATDILRKAISVFGGHGVMEDFSSLPRLFRDMMINELWEGPRNVLLTQMYRDIQRASAWYPVHDFIHDILYNASNKSIDEIVASFKECLQINFIYPGQENEHLCIMWENACHDLLHEFQNCALHEVEHATELTSLRK